ATTATTCCTGAAAACGCTCTTTCTTCTTTTGTAAAAGGCGATTAAATATGAATTCTTCCTGCGTTGCCATCGGAACTTATGATGGGCTTCATAAAGGCCACCAGGGCCTAATAGCAAAAGTCCTTGAAATTTCAAAAAAGAAAAAATTAAAAAGCATTGTAATTGCTCTTTCAAAACCGGTCCGTCACGTATCAGGAATTTTAACGGAACTAAAAGAAAAAAAAGATCTGATAAGCCAGTTTCCTGTTGACGACATATTTATTCTGCCGGTAACTGATGAGCTGGTAAAAATTACCGCGAAAGATTTTTTTGAAAAATACCTGATAGATAAACTAAATGTTAAACATTTGGTAATAGGCAGAAATTTTGCTTTCGGCCACGGAAGGCAGGGGAATGTTAAATGGCTGAGAAAAAATTGTCTGAAAAATAAAATAAATTTGACGGTAAAAAGTTTTTCTTGTTCACATGGAAAAGCTATTTCTTCGTCCCGAATCAGGACCCTTCTTCACCAGGGAAGGATTGAACATGCCGGGAAACTTTTGGGCAGAATTTACAGCTTTGAAGGAGTCCCGCTTAAAGGAATGGGAATCGGGAAAAAAATCGGTATTCCGACAATCAATCTAAAAGTTAATAAAGGAAAACTTTTGCCGCTAGGCGTTTTTCTGGCAGTAGTCAGGGCAAAAGGCGCATTTTTTCCAGCAGTTTTAAATATCGGCAGTAGACCGACTTTTTTTAATAAAGGTGAAGTTGTGCCTGAAATAAATCTGATTGGTTTTAAGGGTAAATGGGGGAAGACAAAACTAAAAGTATTTTTTTTAAAGCACCTTAGAAATGAACGCAAATTTAGAAACATAAATGAATTGAAAAAACAATTAGATAAGGATTTAAAAGCGGCTCGCCGTTTTTTTAGTTTTACATTTTAGTTAAAATTATGTAAAATATCTAAATTATTAATTTCCTAAGGAGGAAAATGTAATGAATTTAAACAAAAAAACTGTAGTTGAGGGTTTTAAAACGCATTCTACAGATACGGGTTCACCCGCTGTCCAGATTGCACTATTAACCGGCAGAATTAAATATCTCACTGAACATTTTAAAACTGCTCCTAAAGATTTTACTTCTCGTTCCGGTTTTTTAAAGCTAATCAGTCAAAGAAGACGGCTTTTAGATTATTTGAAAATACATAAAAAAGACTCTTACAACGAAATAATTAAGAAACTGGATTTAAGAAAATAAAAACAACAGGGATAAGTGGTAAGAGGTAAGTAGTAAGTGACCCTAAGAGTCACTTAATCCTTATCACTTAACGCTTAACACTGTTTTTAAAAAGGGGAATTATAGTGAAAATTGAAAAAGAATCTATTGAGCTTGGCGACAGGACGTTAACGATTGAATTTGGCGAGATGGCAAAGCAGTCCAACGGTTCGTGTGTTGTCCGTATGGGTGATACTACCGTTCTTTGCGCGGTTGTGGCCGCGAAAGAGCCCAATGAAAAAAAGGACATGCTTCCTTTAACGGTTAACTACCGCGAAAGGACCTATGCCGCGGGAAAAATACCCGGAGGTTTTTTTAAACGCGAAGGCCGCCCCAGGGAAAATGAGATATTAGTTTCAAGGCTTATTGACCGCACTATACGCCCTCTTTTTCCTCCGGAATGGTTCAATGACACGCAGATCACCGCTTTAGTTTTATCCTATGACGGTGAAAATGATTCGGATGTTATAAGCATAATCGGTACTTCTGCCGCCTTAATGCTTTCAGATATTCCTTTTAACAATCCGGTTGGATCGGTCAGAATAGGAAAAGTTGATAATAAATTTGTTGTCAATCCCACTATTTCTCAGCAAGAAATTTCCAGCCTTGATCTTGTGGTTTCGGGAACAGAAGAAAATCCCTGCATGGTTGAAGCCGGAGCAAGCGAGCTGTCCGAAAATGAAATAGAAGAAGCTCTTATCTTAGCCCAAAAAGAAATCAAGAAAATATGCGCGTTACAGAAATCTTTTAAGGGTAAGGGGAAAATTAAACCGCCTGAAATTAAGATAGACCAAAATTTAAAAAATGAAATTGAAAAATCGGCTAATTCAAAAATTGAAGAATTCGTGAGAATTGCCGACAAAGAAATACGCGAAAAAACCTGGGAAGATTTTAAGAAAAGCGTTGTTGAAAATCTTTTAAAGGATTATCCAGAACAGGAATCAACAATTAAAAATCTCCTAGAAGAGATTTTTTATATAAAAGCAAGAGAACTGATTTTGAATAAAAATGTCCGTACTGACGGAAGAAAACTTAATGAAATAAGAACGATTAACTGTAAAACAAGTATTCTTCCAAGAACTCACGGTTCAAGCCTTTTTACCAGAGGGCAGACTCAGGCGCTGGTTACTGTTACACTGGGCGCTCCGTCTGACATGCAGCGTATGGATGAACTTGGAGGCGATTATAAAGAACGCTTTATGCTTCATTACAATTTTCCAGGTTTTGCTACAGGCGAAGCAAAACCTGAAAGGGGTCTAAGCAGGCGGGAAATGGGGCACGGCGCTTTGGCACGGAGATCTCTTTTACCTTTGCTGCCTCCCGAAGAAGAATTTCCTTATGCAATAAGAATTGTTTCAGATATTTTAGAATCAAACGGATCTTCTTCAATGGCTTCCGTTTGCGGAGGCTCGCTTGCTCTTTTTGACGCAGGTGTGCCGATTAGTTCGGGATGCGCCGGTATCGCAATGGGATTGATTAAAGAGGGAAATAAATACGCAATTTTAACCGATATCTTGGGAATGGAAGATCATCTTGGCGACATGGATTTTAAGGTTGCCGGCACACG
The Elusimicrobiota bacterium DNA segment above includes these coding regions:
- the ribF gene encoding riboflavin biosynthesis protein RibF produces the protein MNSSCVAIGTYDGLHKGHQGLIAKVLEISKKKKLKSIVIALSKPVRHVSGILTELKEKKDLISQFPVDDIFILPVTDELVKITAKDFFEKYLIDKLNVKHLVIGRNFAFGHGRQGNVKWLRKNCLKNKINLTVKSFSCSHGKAISSSRIRTLLHQGRIEHAGKLLGRIYSFEGVPLKGMGIGKKIGIPTINLKVNKGKLLPLGVFLAVVRAKGAFFPAVLNIGSRPTFFNKGEVVPEINLIGFKGKWGKTKLKVFFLKHLRNERKFRNINELKKQLDKDLKAARRFFSFTF
- the rpsO gene encoding 30S ribosomal protein S15, with the protein product MNLNKKTVVEGFKTHSTDTGSPAVQIALLTGRIKYLTEHFKTAPKDFTSRSGFLKLISQRRRLLDYLKIHKKDSYNEIIKKLDLRK
- the pnp gene encoding polyribonucleotide nucleotidyltransferase — protein: MKIEKESIELGDRTLTIEFGEMAKQSNGSCVVRMGDTTVLCAVVAAKEPNEKKDMLPLTVNYRERTYAAGKIPGGFFKREGRPRENEILVSRLIDRTIRPLFPPEWFNDTQITALVLSYDGENDSDVISIIGTSAALMLSDIPFNNPVGSVRIGKVDNKFVVNPTISQQEISSLDLVVSGTEENPCMVEAGASELSENEIEEALILAQKEIKKICALQKSFKGKGKIKPPEIKIDQNLKNEIEKSANSKIEEFVRIADKEIREKTWEDFKKSVVENLLKDYPEQESTIKNLLEEIFYIKARELILNKNVRTDGRKLNEIRTINCKTSILPRTHGSSLFTRGQTQALVTVTLGAPSDMQRMDELGGDYKERFMLHYNFPGFATGEAKPERGLSRREMGHGALARRSLLPLLPPEEEFPYAIRIVSDILESNGSSSMASVCGGSLALFDAGVPISSGCAGIAMGLIKEGNKYAILTDILGMEDHLGDMDFKVAGTRKGITALQMDIKITGITTEIMAEALEQARIGRMSILDKMEAEIPKPRAELSSYAPRIISITINPSKIGALIGPGGKNIRKIQEDTGVKIDVTDEGRVSISCDDALALAKAKEMVEYLTAEIEVGQTYKGKVTRLMNFGAFVEILPGKEGLVHISQLSNENVKKVEDVVSEGDEITVKVIEIDKQGRINLSKKAVL